One Nostoc sp. UHCC 0302 DNA window includes the following coding sequences:
- a CDS encoding fatty acid desaturase, whose translation MLKTTWKQIRLEINKPYPACPTLVILSLDGLLIITSGYLAQVSTLLTWAFSQIIMVIVLTHFYIIHHETVHNAVFKDRTHNEILGHILSLIIALPFLPRRQSHLHHHIWAGNINDPPNQRLINRLSNASNSTLEIINFLWKLCIPVLTVNERIALWIKPFVQWFRGERTKAHKKEIVYQVYYLAFYFLFFVVLGLFGFLAFFISWFFPAWIMLLFVEDMANLPHHADTELYDTPQPRPLWEQDSITHSCRSITFWSSCVLLNFNLHTAHHFFPWIPWYELPEVQKQMQKYAPELGEENVNEFSWLIKRRAVSFRDVFQAYIRK comes from the coding sequence ATGCTTAAAACAACTTGGAAACAAATTCGTTTGGAGATAAACAAGCCCTACCCTGCTTGTCCTACTTTAGTTATCTTATCGCTGGATGGACTATTAATCATAACTTCTGGGTATTTAGCACAAGTGTCTACATTGCTTACCTGGGCGTTTAGCCAAATTATCATGGTCATCGTTTTGACTCATTTTTACATCATCCACCATGAAACAGTTCATAATGCTGTTTTTAAAGACCGTACACATAATGAAATACTAGGACATATTCTTAGTTTAATCATTGCACTCCCTTTTTTGCCTCGTCGCCAGTCTCATCTACATCACCATATTTGGGCAGGTAATATCAATGATCCTCCTAATCAGCGTCTGATCAATCGCTTATCCAATGCTTCTAATTCAACACTGGAAATAATAAATTTCTTGTGGAAGCTTTGTATTCCTGTATTAACTGTCAATGAACGCATTGCACTTTGGATTAAGCCCTTTGTACAATGGTTTAGAGGTGAGCGCACAAAAGCCCATAAAAAAGAGATTGTTTATCAAGTTTACTACTTGGCATTTTACTTTTTGTTTTTTGTAGTTTTGGGCTTATTTGGCTTTCTCGCATTTTTTATCAGTTGGTTTTTCCCTGCCTGGATTATGCTTCTTTTTGTAGAAGATATGGCTAATTTGCCTCACCACGCAGATACGGAGCTTTATGATACGCCCCAACCTCGTCCTCTGTGGGAGCAAGATTCCATCACCCATTCATGCCGTTCAATCACTTTCTGGTCTAGTTGTGTCTTGTTAAACTTCAATTTGCACACTGCTCATCATTTCTTTCCCTGGATTCCCTGGTATGAGTTACCTGAAGTTCAAAAACAAATGCAGAAATATGCACCTGAATTGGGTGAAGAAAATGTCAACGAATTTTCCTGGCTAATCAAGCGTCGAGCGGTTTCTTTTAGAGATGTCTTTCAAGCCTACATTAGAAAATGA
- a CDS encoding response regulator produces MPTYLDELLAVEDNGQQKIHFEVEDTGVGINPHELEQLFEAFVQTQTGIQSQQRTGLGLAIARSFVQLMGGDITVSSSVGYGSIFKFDICVSSVETPQSQAPQSTRRVLALQPNQPHYRLLIVDDLPEGRQLLMKLLSGFGFELQQATDGQQAIEVWQKFSPHLIFMDMRLPVLNGLEATKRIKCTTAGIATKIVAVTASSLESERAAILAAGCDDYIRKPFQEADIFDTISQHLGVRYIYNEAVNTPPADQNKPYILTPTALSVLGADLVEQLHSSAIRVDGKQILKIIEQISHNHADIASSLTDLVDNFCFEEIVTLTRLD; encoded by the coding sequence GTGCCTACCTACTTAGATGAATTATTAGCAGTAGAAGATAACGGACAACAGAAAATCCACTTTGAAGTTGAAGATACTGGTGTTGGTATTAACCCTCATGAGTTAGAGCAGCTATTTGAAGCCTTTGTACAAACTCAAACTGGTATTCAATCGCAACAAAGGACTGGTTTAGGATTGGCGATCGCTCGCTCATTTGTACAATTGATGGGAGGTGACATTACTGTTAGTTCTTCTGTGGGATATGGCAGTATCTTCAAGTTTGATATTTGTGTATCTTCAGTTGAAACTCCCCAAAGCCAAGCACCACAATCAACTCGTCGCGTTTTGGCTCTACAACCAAATCAGCCTCACTATCGGCTTTTAATTGTGGATGACCTGCCTGAAGGTCGCCAACTACTGATGAAATTGCTTTCTGGTTTTGGTTTTGAACTGCAACAAGCAACTGATGGTCAACAAGCAATTGAAGTTTGGCAAAAATTCTCGCCGCACTTAATATTTATGGATATGCGGCTACCAGTACTGAATGGGCTGGAAGCTACAAAACGTATTAAATGCACTACCGCTGGTATTGCTACAAAAATTGTAGCTGTGACTGCCTCGTCTTTAGAGTCAGAGCGGGCTGCAATCCTAGCTGCTGGTTGTGATGACTATATCCGTAAGCCATTCCAAGAGGCTGATATTTTTGATACTATATCTCAGCATCTTGGTGTGCGCTATATCTATAATGAAGCAGTTAACACACCACCTGCGGATCAAAATAAGCCATATATCTTAACTCCTACTGCTCTAAGTGTCCTGGGGGCTGATTTAGTTGAACAGTTGCATTCTTCTGCTATCCGGGTAGATGGCAAGCAAATTCTGAAAATCATCGAGCAAATTTCCCATAATCATGCTGACATCGCCTCAAGCCTTACTGATCTGGTTGATAACTTTTGTTTTGAAGAAATTGTCACTTTAACTCGACTAGACTAG